One window of the Cardiocondyla obscurior isolate alpha-2009 linkage group LG05, Cobs3.1, whole genome shotgun sequence genome contains the following:
- the LOC139102876 gene encoding tubulin gamma-1 chain, with product MPCEMITLQLGQCGNQIGFEFWKSLCAEHGISPEGILEDYATEGSDRKDVFFYQSDDEHYIPRAVLLDLEPRVIHTIMNSPYSKLYNPENIYLSKHGGGAGNNWASGYHQGEKLQEEIFDILDREADGSDSLEGFVLCHSIAGGTGSGMGSFMLESLADRFPKKLIETYSVFPNQDEISDVVVQPYNSLLTLKRLTQCADCVVVLDNTALNRIATDRLRISNPTFTQINKLVSTIMSVSTTTLRYPSYMNNDLVGLIAPLIPTPRLHFLMTGYTPLTTDQEGASVRKTSVLDVMRRLLQPKNMMVSTALDRNASHCYISILNIIQGEVDPTQVHKSLQRIRERKLTQFIPWGPASIQVALSRKSPYIQSTHRVSGLMLANHTNISSLFDRALQQYDKLRKREAFLEQFRKEKMFEENLDELDNSREVVEYLVKEYQAATRVDYLSWNPNKTDT from the exons ATGCCGTGTGAAATGATAACTCTGCAGCTTGGTCAATGTGGAAATCAAA TTGGATTTGAATTTTGGAAAAGTCTATGTGCAGAGCATGGAATTAGCCCAGAAGGAATTCTAGAGGATTATGCCACAGAAGGAAGTGATAGaaaagatgtttttttttatcagtcaGATGATGAACATTATATACCACGAGCTGTATTGCTAGATTTGGAGCCAAGAGTAATTCACACTATCATGAACTCTCCATATTCAAAG ttGTACAATCCTGAAAATATCTATTTATCCAAACATGGTGGTGGTGCTGGAAATAATTGGGCATCTGGATACCATCAAGGTGAAAAATTACAGGAAGAAATCTTTGATATTTTGGATAGAGAAGCTGATGGTAGTGACAGCTTggaa GGTTTTGTTTTGTGCCATTCCATAGCGGGAGGTACAGGTTCTGGTATGGGATCTTTTATGTTAGAATCTCTGGCAGATAGATTTCccaagaaattaattgaaacataCAGTGTTTTTCCAAATCAAGATGAAATAAG TGATGTTGTAGTACAGCCTTATAATTCATTGTTAACTTTGAAAAGGCTGACTCAATGTGCTGACTGTGTTGTAGTCTTAGATAATACTGCTCTGAACAGAATTGCTACAGATAGATTACGCATCTCAAATCCTACCTTCACACAAATTAATAAGCTTGTTTCAACAATAATGTCTGTCAGCACAACCACTTTGAGATATCCTTCATACATGAACAATGATCTAGTTGGATTGATTGCACCGCTCATACCAACTCCTCGTTTGCATTTCCTAATGACAGGATATACCCCACTTACAACAGATCAAGAG GGTGCATCCGTGAGAAAAACATCTGTCTTAGATGTAATGCGACGATTACTACAACCGAAAAATATGATGGTTTCTACAGCGTTAGACAGAAATGCATCACATTGTTATATATCcatcttaaatataattcag gGTGAGGTAGATCCGACACAAGTACACAAATCTTTACAAAGAATTAGAGAGCGAAAACTTACACAATTTATCCCTTGGGGTCCCGCGAGTATACAAGTAGCTCTTTCAAGAAAATCTCCTTACATACAAAGTACACATCGTGTTTCCGGTTTAATGTTAGCTAATCATACTAATATCTCATCG TTATTTGATAGAGCCTTACAACAGTATGATAAGTTACGTAAACGCGAAGCATTCTTGGAACAATTccgcaaagaaaaaatgtttgaagAAAATCTGGATGAATTAGACAATTCACGAGAAGTTGTGGAATATTTAGTGAAAGAATATCAAGCTGCAACCCGAGTTGATTATCTTAGTTGGAATCCAAATAAGACGGATACATAA
- the Trmt61 gene encoding tRNA (adenine(58)-N(1))-methyltransferase catalytic subunit TRMT61A isoform X2, which produces MSFKTTKEVIEDGDVVILYLNPSNMHPLEIKAKICNKKGKIIDNVFHTVYGGLKVISLIGQKYGSKVELTRGWAYVLQPTPELWTLMLPHRTQIIYSPDISLIIHLMELGPGSTVVETGTGSGSLSHSLIRAIRPSGHLYTFDFHEQRVSIASTEFENHGLNNFVTLKKRDVCSEGFGEELKHKIDAVFLDLPHPWLAVEHATVVLKQKGGKLCFFSPCIEQVQRTCTKLIHKGFIELHTYECLQREMNVQYKSLPILDLECLKYKVNEDIVQKDGKGKQEEKLLTVTHAHSLPGHTGFITIAVLPPSYARK; this is translated from the exons ATGAGTTTCAAAACAACTAAGGAAGTTATAGAAGATGGAGACGttgtgattttatatttaaacccGAGTAACATGCATCCTTTAGAAATTAAAgctaaaatatgtaataaaaaaggCAAAATCATAGACAATGTATTCCATACTGTATACGGTGGGTTGAAAGTTATCTCGCTTATCGGGCAAAAGTACGGCTCGAAAGTAGAATTGACACGCGGCTGGGCATATGTGCTGCAACCAACTCCAGAACTTTGGACATTGATGCTGCCGCATAGAACTCAGATTATCTACAGTCCAGACATAAGtcttattatacatttaatggAACTTGGGCCAGGAAGTACTGTTGTTGAAACAG GTACCGGCAGTGGTTCGTTATCTCATTCGTTAATTCGAGCGATACGTCCAAGTGGCCATTTGTACACCTTTGATTTTCACGAACAACGTGTCTCTATCGCTAGTACTGAGTTTGAAAACCATGgcttgaataattttgtaactttaaaaaaacgaGATGTTTGTTCAGAAGGATTTGGAGAAGAATTAAAACACAAAATTGATGCAGTATTTTTAGATCTTCCACATCCATGGTTAGCTGTAGAACATGCTACTGTTGTTCTAAAACAAAAGg gtgGAAaactctgttttttttctccttgcATTGAACAAGTTCAGCGTACGTGCACAAAATTGATTCATAAAGGATTTATAGAATTGCACACGTACGAATGTTTACAAAGAGAGATGAATGTTCAATATAAATCTTTACCAATATTGGATTTGGAGTGTTTAAAATACAAG GTAAATGAAGACATTGTGCAAAAAGATGGAAAGGGTAAACAAGAAGAGAAACTTCTTACAGTTACTCATGCTCATTCGTTACCTGGCCATACGGGTTTTATTACAATTGCCGTTCTTCCACCTAGTTACgcacgcaaataa
- the Trmt61 gene encoding tRNA (adenine(58)-N(1))-methyltransferase catalytic subunit TRMT61A isoform X1, whose translation MSFKTTKEVIEDGDVVILYLNPSNMHPLEIKAKICNKKGKIIDNVFHTVYGGLKVISLIGQKYGSKVELTRGWAYVLQPTPELWTLMLPHRTQIIYSPDISLIIHLMELGPGSTVVETGTGSGSLSHSLIRAIRPSGHLYTFDFHEQRVSIASTEFENHGLNNFVTLKKRDVCSEGFGEELKHKIDAVFLDLPHPWLAVEHATVVLKQKGGKLCFFSPCIEQVQRTCTKLIHKGFIELHTYECLQREMNVQYKSLPILDLECLKYKQVNEDIVQKDGKGKQEEKLLTVTHAHSLPGHTGFITIAVLPPSYARK comes from the exons ATGAGTTTCAAAACAACTAAGGAAGTTATAGAAGATGGAGACGttgtgattttatatttaaacccGAGTAACATGCATCCTTTAGAAATTAAAgctaaaatatgtaataaaaaaggCAAAATCATAGACAATGTATTCCATACTGTATACGGTGGGTTGAAAGTTATCTCGCTTATCGGGCAAAAGTACGGCTCGAAAGTAGAATTGACACGCGGCTGGGCATATGTGCTGCAACCAACTCCAGAACTTTGGACATTGATGCTGCCGCATAGAACTCAGATTATCTACAGTCCAGACATAAGtcttattatacatttaatggAACTTGGGCCAGGAAGTACTGTTGTTGAAACAG GTACCGGCAGTGGTTCGTTATCTCATTCGTTAATTCGAGCGATACGTCCAAGTGGCCATTTGTACACCTTTGATTTTCACGAACAACGTGTCTCTATCGCTAGTACTGAGTTTGAAAACCATGgcttgaataattttgtaactttaaaaaaacgaGATGTTTGTTCAGAAGGATTTGGAGAAGAATTAAAACACAAAATTGATGCAGTATTTTTAGATCTTCCACATCCATGGTTAGCTGTAGAACATGCTACTGTTGTTCTAAAACAAAAGg gtgGAAaactctgttttttttctccttgcATTGAACAAGTTCAGCGTACGTGCACAAAATTGATTCATAAAGGATTTATAGAATTGCACACGTACGAATGTTTACAAAGAGAGATGAATGTTCAATATAAATCTTTACCAATATTGGATTTGGAGTGTTTAAAATACAAG caGGTAAATGAAGACATTGTGCAAAAAGATGGAAAGGGTAAACAAGAAGAGAAACTTCTTACAGTTACTCATGCTCATTCGTTACCTGGCCATACGGGTTTTATTACAATTGCCGTTCTTCCACCTAGTTACgcacgcaaataa